Sequence from the Paraburkholderia acidiphila genome:
GGCGCGGCGCAGGAAGCGGGCAATCAAAGGGGGACGTGATGAAGAAGGCGGGCCGGCCGTAGCGGCCCGCCCTGAGCGAGGGTCTGGATTGCGCATGTCTGGTTCCAAGGTTGACGTTCGCGCAAACCCATCCATACGTGCTCACTCTGCTGCCGCACGAGCGGCCTCGGAGGGCCGCCGCAGAAGCCATACATAGCCTATATGTATGGATTTACGCGCTTCATGCACGCATGCTAGAGTAAGACATGACGCATACATCCGCGACAGAATGACACACAACCAACCCGCCGAAAGCGTCGGCGAGATCAAGGTATGGGCCACGGCGATGCAGGCTGGCAACGGCCCCCGCTATCTGCGGCTTGCCGATTTCATCGAAGGCGCGGTGGCGCAAGGCACGCTGCGCCCCGGCGAGCGCGTGCCTGCGCAACGCACGCTTGCCACCCTGCTTGCGGTCGATCTGACCACCGTCACGCGCGGCTTCAACGAAGCCCGGCGGCGCGGGCTGATCGAGGCGCGCGGGCCGCTAGGCACGTTCATCGCCGCGCCGCGCGCCGAGTTGCTGCAACGCGTGGATCTCAGCATGAACATCCCGCCCGCGCCCGCTGGCCTCGACATGAACGCGCTGCTGCGCGAGGGCATGGCGCGCGTGCTGGTGCGCAGCGACGCCGATCTGCTGATGACCTACCACATGGGCGGCGGCGGCCGCGCCGACTGGCAAGCGGGCGCGAAGTGGCTGCAGCCGATGCTCGGCCCCATTGCGCCCGAGCGGGTGGTGGTCTGTCCCGGCGCGCAGGCGGCGCTCGCCGCGCTGATCCTCGCCTTCACGCAGCCCGGCGACGTCATCCTCGCCGAGCCGCTGCTCTACCCGGGCCTGCCGCACGCGGCGGCGCAACTGGGCCGCCGCATCGAGCCCATTGCCGTCGACGCCGACGGCATGCGGCCCGACGCGCTCGAAGCGGCTTGCCGCGAGCACGCGGCGCGGCTCATCTACCTGAACCCCACGCTGCAGAACCCGACCACGGCGACCATGCCAGCGGCGCGCCGCCTCGAGATCGTGCGGGTGGCGCAGCGCTGCGGCGCGCGCATCGTCGAAGACGATCCTTATTGGCGCTTCGCGCCCGATGCGCCCGCGCCGCTCGCGCGCATCGCGCCCGCCCAGGTCTGCTATCTCGCGACGCTTTCCAAAACGCTCTCGCCCGGTTTGCGCACGGCCTATCTCGCGCTGCCCGATGAAGAGGCGCATACACGCCTCGTGAGCGCGTTGCGCACGTTCTCGCTCATGGCCGCGCCGCTCACCAACTCGCTCGCCACGCACTGGATCGAAGAAGGCATAGCCGAGCAGATCTTTGCCGATGTGAAGACCGAGGCGCGCGAGCGCCAGCGCATCGCGGCGCACACGCTGGGGTCGTCGGCGGGCGCGGGCATACACCTTTGGTACACGCTGCCGCGCTACTGGCAGGCGCGCGAACTGGCCCTCGCGGCGAGCACCGAAGGTCTGGCCGTCGCGCCCTCCACGGCTTTCCAGCCTGGCCCGGAAACCGCGAACGCGATCCGCATTTCACTGGGCGCGACGGACGGCCGCGAGCAACTGCAGGCCGCGTTGCGCAAGCTCTCGGCACTGCTCGCGAACGACCGCGGCGCGCAGGCGCAAGTGCTCGTGTGACGGCCGACGATTCATGCAGATTCTGCAATCTCGCGATGAAAACAATGCAGTAGACAGCTAGTATCGGCGCCCCTCTAATTAGCACGGTCATGCTTTTTCGATGACTCTTTCACATAATTAGAGAGGAGACATTCATGCGGGCTCGTGTGCATGGAGTGTGTGGCATCGCGCTGGCGCTGGCCGCCGGCAGTGCAGCGGCAGCCGATTCGAGCGTCACGTTGTACGGCGTGGCCGACACTTATCTGCAGTACCTTGGCAACGGCGGCACCCAGACGTTCGCCATGAAGAGCGGCGGCTCGACGGGCTCGCTGTTCGGCCTGAAGGGTGTGGAGGATCTGGGCGGCGGTCTCACGGCGCAGTTCACCGTGGAGTCGGGCTTCAACATCAACAACGGCGGGCTGTTCGCCGACACCAGCACGCTCTTTTATCGCCAGTCGTGGGTGGGCCTCAAGGACGAGCGCTACGGCTCGCTCACCTTCGGGCGGCAGTACGACACGAGCTTTCGCGTGGCGTATCCGACCGATCCGTTCAAGGTCGACGAAACGCTCTCGCCGTTCGCCGCGTTCGTGCTCACGCCCGACCGCAACGCGCTCTCCACGCAGTACGACGGCGCTCGCCTGAGCAACTCGGTCCTGTATCAAACACCCAAGCTCTACGGCGTGCAGGCCTACGCCATGTACGCCTTCTCGGCCACGGTCACGCAGCCCGTGCCGGCGACCACGGGCAACGTGCTGAACGTCGGCATCAACTATTCGGGCGCAGGTCTTTATGCCGGGTTCGCCTACATGTATCAGCATCCTGGCGAGGAGACGATCACGGGCCTGCCAGGACCGCTCACCCTGCTCGGCACCGAGCATTTCGTCGGCGCGCTCGCGTATCGCATCGGCATCGTCAACCTGATGGCGAACTACTCGTACCAGCGCGCGAACGATCCGGCGCCGCATACGCTCGCGGCAGTGCTCGGCACGGCGCACTCCCTGAGCATCGCCGAGGTCGGCGCGACGATCCAGGCCACGTCCGTTGACGAGATCCAGCTCGCCGCGCTTTATCGGAACGTGCGCGGGGCGCATGACAACACGCCGGGCTTCCAGATCGGCGCCGACCACTGGATCTCGAAGCGCACGAGCTTCTACGTGCGGGCGGGCTACTTCAAGAACAACGGCAGCGCCACCGTGAGCTGGCCTGGCGTGAGCGTGACCCAGGCGGGCACGAAGCAGTACATGGCCGCGCTCGGCATGACGCATCGATTCTGAGTGGCGCAGCGGCACAAGCCACGTCGCGCACCGGCTGGCATCCGCATGCACACGATACGTGTACCGTTACGTACCAACACGCACCAGGCGCGGCTCTGACGGCCCGCGCCTGGCGCTTTTTTGTCGCTTGCCCTGGCATCG
This genomic interval carries:
- a CDS encoding aminotransferase-like domain-containing protein, giving the protein MTHNQPAESVGEIKVWATAMQAGNGPRYLRLADFIEGAVAQGTLRPGERVPAQRTLATLLAVDLTTVTRGFNEARRRGLIEARGPLGTFIAAPRAELLQRVDLSMNIPPAPAGLDMNALLREGMARVLVRSDADLLMTYHMGGGGRADWQAGAKWLQPMLGPIAPERVVVCPGAQAALAALILAFTQPGDVILAEPLLYPGLPHAAAQLGRRIEPIAVDADGMRPDALEAACREHAARLIYLNPTLQNPTTATMPAARRLEIVRVAQRCGARIVEDDPYWRFAPDAPAPLARIAPAQVCYLATLSKTLSPGLRTAYLALPDEEAHTRLVSALRTFSLMAAPLTNSLATHWIEEGIAEQIFADVKTEARERQRIAAHTLGSSAGAGIHLWYTLPRYWQARELALAASTEGLAVAPSTAFQPGPETANAIRISLGATDGREQLQAALRKLSALLANDRGAQAQVLV
- a CDS encoding porin, which translates into the protein MRARVHGVCGIALALAAGSAAAADSSVTLYGVADTYLQYLGNGGTQTFAMKSGGSTGSLFGLKGVEDLGGGLTAQFTVESGFNINNGGLFADTSTLFYRQSWVGLKDERYGSLTFGRQYDTSFRVAYPTDPFKVDETLSPFAAFVLTPDRNALSTQYDGARLSNSVLYQTPKLYGVQAYAMYAFSATVTQPVPATTGNVLNVGINYSGAGLYAGFAYMYQHPGEETITGLPGPLTLLGTEHFVGALAYRIGIVNLMANYSYQRANDPAPHTLAAVLGTAHSLSIAEVGATIQATSVDEIQLAALYRNVRGAHDNTPGFQIGADHWISKRTSFYVRAGYFKNNGSATVSWPGVSVTQAGTKQYMAALGMTHRF